CAGCAAAAGGGAAAATTCTGATGAGGGTGGTTGGTTGATTGTGGGATTTTTGGGCTACTCCCACTGATACAAGGCAGACTTGCATTTGTTACCAGAAAAGTAAGAAACTGTGTGATCCTATCTCGATTTTTGGAAGTATGAAAATCATTTCATTTCAGGCCATATGTGCATGTGACGGGGCTCCTGTGTCTGTTGCTGCCCTCCCAGGGTGGgtgaggcagggacagggagctgaaGAGTTCCAGAAAACCCAATTTATAATCAGATACAGAATTTCCTGAGAGCGAGAAGTCTGGATCGTGGGATTTTATTCTGTCTGCTGTTACAATCTTCTTTTGCTGCCCTCTAGTTTTTAATTccaggattttgttttgtttactttgtATTTCCTGGAGTATCTCCAATTCATGTCCCTTGCTAGTTTTAGTCAAACATCTAAATTTCAGACTTTCCCTGACCTCAGACTCATTCAGCTTTAGAATATGTTTTAATTTGGATGTCATGatcaagagagagagaattttaatttttttttggctgtaGTTTGAAGTTGTGCCTTCATAAACAATGCTGAAGGTTATGtgaaaaggaagattttaacctctgttttttttctacCAACAGGAATGTAAATACTGGAATTTGTTCTAAAGATTGGTGCAAAATAAGGATGAAACCAGTATCTGCTTTCATTAATCTATTGCTATACTTGGTCAGATTGGATACTAATTCCTAAGGGAAAAACTATTGTAAGtaccttttgtatttttttgtttgtttatttccaGAGTGAACAGCATACAGtcatttgctgctttttatttttcatagcaTGTGGTCATTTTTGTGGAGTTCTAACCCAAAATACTCTGAATGCCATGACTGAAAGTCGGGCTCTATAAATAGCAAAGATTTTTGAATGTGAAAAAAGTAGCTGTGTGTGAAGATTGAAAGGCTGTTAAGACTGAAGAAGGCAGAGCTTGCATGGAGTGTCACTCCTGtcataaaaaatgtaaaatggaGCTGCACATCCCTTGCAGATCATTGTCCTTCCCCTTCCGTGTTTTGAAGAATTTCTTATTATGTAGAAAGGCAAGCAGAGTGTTTTCAACAGgtgcaacttttcatttttGGTACAATACTATAATTAGAATTAGTCTCCAAGTCATCCCAATTTCCTGACAAACTTAAAATATAGAGGATAATTCAAGACAGATTTCCAAGTTTACAAAATAATGAGGTCTGTTTGTATAAATACTACATGTATCGCCAAACTTcagaacaaagatttgggcagggctctccccacctgggtAAGCCCTTCCAGTCTGctcagtggatgttttaggtgaggctcagcgtgcgcagaactggccccaccctttaactcctcaggtccatctgccacggccgagcgagcttggacagtgacagggaagtcctcgggactgtcacagcacccggtactgaccggggctgaccctgctgagcatccgagatctgacgggatgggttggcagggaggctttaactgccaggggacggtcccactgagactcgacCTCAGGTCCTTgagattcagagtccagagtgctctccattacaccacgggaccacccatTATAAATacgatagatagatagatagatagatagatagatagatagatagatagatagatagataccCACACATGTAAAATATAGATGCAGAGTCTTCTCATTCTTTAATGGCATAACATTCATGCCAGTGCTATGATAAGATACCAGGATGCTGCCTCTGCCTCGGGCTGTAGTTGAGTGACGGTGCCAGGAgctcaggggctgggcaggagctcaggggctgggcaggagcgCTGTCTGTCTGCCCCAGCACTGTCTGTGTCTGCCCCAGGGAATGCCCTCGGCAGGGgcgaggcaggagctgctggactcTGAGCTTGGGTGCTTTTGCAGCTTGGCTTCGGAATCCAAGCGGTTCAGCAGTGTTGCAGTGGCATTAGTCATGTTGCTGTAGCTAAAGCTCTGTGTCATTGTATCTCCCTGATGAAAAATGCCGCCttctatatttttcttcaactAACTTTAAAGGATTTGTAAAAGAATGTAACTCTAAATCTGAAGCACAGCTCATACTCAGGAAAGGAGATGCAACCCAGGACACTGCAAGTTTTGATGGGCATTTTTTATTATGGGCTGTTCTCCTTACTAACCCCTATTGTCTGggtaatttggggttttttttggccAAAGGAGCAGTAACTTTCTTAGCTTACAGCATGCCAGTTTTTCCTGTAGTGGCTGATATTTAATCCTTCTGATGCATACATCTAAAGTTCTTCTGAAGACATTTAACATGCACGTTCACAAAAACAATTAGGTTTTTTCTCTGCCCTTAGCAGATGTAAATTTGTCCCACTCTTACCTACTGAGAGCACTGCCATGAAcccatttttattgtttattgcTCTATTCCATACCCATATTACTTcttcatgaagaaaaatacaatgtGAAAATAATTCTCAAAATGGTGTGTGTCTGTAGGCCTGGTTATGTACATATCAGAGATGGGGGGAGTGTAAATGTCTTTgtgaataaagtaaaaaattagGAGGATATAATAACCCATAACCTTAAGCAGCTGATGGACTCCTTGTGATGACAGACCTTGGTGGGAGGTTAAGTAGGACCTGTTTGAAGAACAGACAGATGAGGCTGAGCTGATGGGTTACATAAGCTTTGGCACTGAGTCAAGAGGCATTCTGTAGATACAAACCCTCTTtctaaaataaactaaaaagaATCTCTAGGcagaggggttttttaaatggCTATTGATAATTAGATATAAACATGCTAAAATTTGTAAAGACTATTCAAATAAATCCTGTGTTTCTGATAATTTTAATCTTTGTAAGTACACTTCCAGTTAGCACACACCTTCCTTGATCTAATTGCAGCTGAGCAGGCAGAAACTGAAGTTCATTGAAGTGACATGTGCATAATCTGTGTGTCAGCTGGTACAGTATGTTGTGTTTGATATTTACTTGGTGCACTACTCACATTTCAGAATTCAGTCAACAATAAACTCTAACTCTGCTCTTGCAGTCAGCCAGGCAAGGCGTAGAAGCCCCATGTTTATGTACCCTTTGGTCAGGAACATGAGGCTGTGCAAGGAGGTTTCTGATTTGGATGTTACTGCCATGCTTGTCATGTGGACGAGTTAAAAATAACTCCTTAAAATGCCAATCTgttttagggttagggatagaAATAATCATATCTAATAAAATATACTTGAAAGGGCAAGCGAGTTCTGTACTTTTCCTTTGAAGCATTTCAGATCTAGGTAATATGATAATGTCATATTTTTGCATGAAATTATAcctgttaatattttttaagcTGAATTGAGTCCGTTTTCTTGGCAGAACCAACTTTGCATTTTGAATAAGTTAACATTTTTTGCTCTaaatgtttgtgggtttttttctgaaccaTAATCAGTAGACGATATAAATTGGTAGTTTAGCTTGAAAGTGGGAGGTGTCTTGTGACAAATAACCTTCAGACGTTTAAAGGCAGGATTAAACTTGGCTCATCTTCTGGAAGCCTTTCAGGCTAAAATAGATTCTGTTTACTCACtgtataaaaaaattacttgatgCTTCAATAGTAGTTAAAATATTTGGGTGTTAGAAGTTAAGATGATCTTTAACATTTCTGGATGTTCTATCTTTAATTCTCATGTGCCTAATTAAAATCAGTGCAGAAAGGTTTAATTAACTTCAGCATACATAAAGTATACTCTGAACTCAGGTTTGCTGCCAGTATGTGTTATAAAGTCGTGTATACCTGTTTTAGGTGACTGTTTTTTGTGAATTTATGTTTCTTAGCCATAAACTATTCACACATTTACCATCAGTCATTTTTGTTCTGCAGTTAATACCTGTCTGAGTGCTGTTGTGGTGCAGGATATTGCTCTAAATCATTGCTCCAACTGACTGGAGTAAGGCAACTGTTCCAATACCTGTGCAGAATATTGTTCAAATGGCTTTAGTAAAATAGCTTCTTTAtcttaagaaaaataagttCCTTCTTGAAGTGCATTCATGTTATACTAAAGCTGAGCAGGTCATCTCTGCTTTGCTACAGTTACCAAAGAGGTGTAAAAGGCATTAGCCATTCCAAGGCCTGGCTTACCCAGCTTCTGCAAGGTGCTCCTTGTCAACAGGGTATATCCAAGATACCATAATCAGACTGTTCTGGTTATCAACTAAGTACAAAACAGGAAAGTTaatatgtaaaaattaaaacaggatgagcatttttattgtttctgaaCTAATTTCTATATAAATAAAAGAGGAATGAAGACGTGCTGCTATTCATACAGTGAAAGCATGGGCATTTGTTCTGGTTTTTCAATGGGCAGTGTGAGGAGTCTCTGAAGGATCTGAGGTAGGCTTTGTGTTCTTGTAGCAAGTCTTTTAGGCATGCAGATAAGAAAATTAGTATGCAGCTCACTGGTTTTGAGTAATACCAATTCTTTTGTGAGTGCAGTGTAGTATTAATGAAGATAAATGCAAAAGGTCACTTGAGATCTTTACAGAAACAGTTCTAGAGGctttaaaataagattttaaaagaaagtaagCATGAACCTTTAaacttttattataaaaatctATTTGTTTTCTATAAAAAATAACATGTTTTGTGACAGCTTTCATATTACTACATGTAATTGCTGCTTTGGGGTTTCTTTGCCCTTCAAAGTCACAGTGAGCATATAGGTCACATTTGTAGGGCAGTCAATGTAATTTATTCAGAGGCTATTTTTGAGTTTGCTAAGCTAAAACAGAAAGCTACAGTATAATTTCCAGTGTCATTACATTAGTCATGAACTGACATACAGAAGGAAATGAATCTGGTGCTCAGGAGTGCTGTGATCACGCGCAGCATTCACGCTGGGGCTCAACGTCACGTTTTCTCCACCTGCTTTTATGTTAATTATCTTTGTCATCTTGGCAGAGGATGCAGCAATCCTGCAATGCACAGGCATTTTAATTTCCCCCTCCCATTTCTCAACTCTAAAAATGGTTTTGTCGTTCCTGTAGGAGCTAAATCTGGTATTATGTAAgcaattattataattataagGTCTGCATTGACCTTATGGAAAGTATAATCAATATTAATGCAGGTATTGAGGAAGCTCAATTTTTGCCTTAGACAGATGAGGActggaaataaatagaaaatggaGAAGGACACTTgttcaaataaatatatattccGTTCTTCCCTACAAGGCTTTCTCTCTGCTAATTGTTGAATTATTACTGCTTTGCGCTAAGAAGTTCATTTGAGCAGTCtcataataatttcatttacCACCTAGAGATGTGCATGAGCAACAGCCAAGACTTTCTAAGTCAATAATGTCACTGCACTTGAATTTTTACTGTGGTCTGACTTCATCCATGTTGGAATGAAGGCAATGACTGTGCCATTTGTGGTTCTTTCACAGGACCTGCTGTAGCCAAGTTGCTTTCTGTCATCCTCAGGAAGGTGGGGCTTGTCTGAGTGCCCTCAGGAGCCTTTTGGCACAGGAGGGATGGTGGGCAGGACTAACAGGAGTCACCCTGAGAAAGTGTAGGCAGGAATAGGAATGTGCAACAAGTGGTAAGAATGACTTCcttcaggaagggaagggaggaaaagttGAAGGGATGGCAGAGGCACAGGAATTTTTGGTAAGAGAGTGTAGGCAGAGCATGGAAAAGTGGAAGCAGATGCTGGGCATGAACTCCAGTGCGGGGCAGCCCCAAGACAGTGACATTGAAAGCAGTGCACAGCTCCTTGTTAAAATGCCCCAGTGAAATACCTAACAGTTTATTTCACAAGCTATTTTGCTAAAAGGTAAATTAAGGTATGTTGTTACAATATAATAAAAGCatgaaatcttattttttttatacttaTTATTTTACCTGTTGCTACCCACCTGTAAAGGGCAGGGGAGTCACGGCCTTCATAGGGGGCTAACAGATAGTTGTGTTTGAGACGTGGGTTCTAAAATCTTGCAAATATGGTCTGGTTTAGACCTGTATTTTAAATTGAGTAAGTTTGTATTTCAGGTTCAGAGGCCTTTTGTGGTAGGGTTTTACCCAGAagttttgttaaatattttgttgattTCATTCTTGCAATCTTTAGTAAGAAGTAGAACATGCTTTTGGAACTATAAACCAGTGTGTTTTCCAGGTAAATCTTTATAGGCCTGTAAAACATTTTGATCTTCCTGCCTTTCTTTAcactttttttattgttttggttttaatgttTATGGTGTTTGCCTTTGCGTGGCAGGTAATGAATGGGTGAggtgggagggaagaaggagggttGTTATTTTAATACATAATGGATGGTAGTTGAATTTAACCAGTTTCCAGCTTGTGTTTGGGTATGATCTGTCCTCTCTGTGAGACTAAAACATACATTCTTTGTTTAGGAACTCTAAAGGAGGGCCCTGCTAGTGCAGAGATGACGTGCAATGTCCCCCATGATTTGGAGGCCTGTGCCACAGACACTGATGGTGACCAGGAATGGGCACAGGAGCGCTCTCGACTGGGAACTTTCGCTGAATTCCCTCCTGGCTGTCCAGTTTCGGCATCAGCACTGGCACGAGCTGGCTTTGTTTATACAGGAGAAGGTGACAAAGTGAAGTGCTTCAGTTGCCATACAACTATTGAAGGATGGGCGTCTGGGGATTCTGCAGTTGAGCGACACAAACAACTTTCCCCAAATTGCAAATTTGTTACTGAATCTGCTCTTCTGGAAGATGACGTGGATCCTGTCGCCCAGAACTACCAGCACAGAACTGAAAACGGTTCCAGTGATTCAGCCCTCCCTTGTGCTCTGGATGACTCTGATTTGGAGGCAGATTATCTTCTGAGGACTAGGCAGGTTGTGGATATGTCAGATATTTTGTATCCTAAAAACCGGGCTATGTGCAGTGAAGAAACAAGATTAAAGTCTTTTCACAACTGGCCCCTCGGTGGCCAGCTGACACCAAAGGAATTGGCTAATGCTGGATTTTATTATACAGGTGTTGGTGACCAGGTGGCATGTTTTTGTTGTGGAGGAAAATTGAAGAACTGGGAACCCAGTGACAGAGCTTGGTCAGAACACAAGAGGCATTTTCCTAAATGCCTTTTTGTACTGGGTCGGGATGTTGGAAATGTTTCAAGTGAATCTATTCCTGATGAGTTTGGGATAAGTGGTCTGAACAATGCACAGCACCCAAGGAATCCATCTATGGCAAAATATGGGAGACGTTTACAAACATTTTTATCTTGGACATACCCTGTTGAGAAGGAGCGACTTGCAGAAGCTGGGTTCTATAGCGTGGGTAAGCAGACCTTAGAATGGCTCATGCCTTCTACAAGTAAATTGTATATGAGAAAATCTCTTGTTTTGGGAAAAagaggcattttaaaaaattctaatatGGAATGATTTTCcagaatttctttactctgtCAACTACTTTTCACAGTTCTTGTGTAAAATTATATAGATTATATCAGGTATGTTCAGCAGCAAAGTATAAACTTGATCATAAATTTGTTTTTAGCAGTAAAACAGCCAAGTGTTTTCCTTGCCTGCTAAAACCCTCATAATACATCTTTCATAATGGCAATTATTGGAGTTTGTATTTCTTAAGAATTGAAGTGCTGTCCTCGAGACCTGAGGTGTAAGGAGTGGGTCTGTGCCTGCACAGAAGTCTGTGAGCAGGACAGTGCAGGTTGTGTGCCATTTCACTTTGTTAACACGTGTCTGCATTATGTCACATGGACACCAAGAACTGGCCAATGCCACTACTGCCCACTGCCAAAGCTTTATGAAGACAGTGATGCCAGGGGAAGAGCTTTTACTCTTAGACATGTGCACTCTTACTCAGATAAGACTCCAGTGTCTCTGTGCGTTGGTTTCCCCGTTAGATGGAATTGCACATGGCCATTCACCACCACTGAAATTcctccctgagagctgctgtaCAGGGTGTTGCTCTTACGAGGTCACAAAGAAAAGGGGATTATCGGAAATAATTTTTTGCTCTCATCTTAATTGACTTCTCTGTTAGGAGATCTCAGAAGAACTTTTTAATCTGATTCCATTTGTTTTACTTGTGGCCATAAATAATACCTTTGATATATTCCTGTATGGGAATTCCTGTATACCTTTGTATATTCCTATGTTGCCATATGTATGGCAATATTTGTACCCAGTAGAACTGTTTTTATTGATTTCTTCTTGGATTCCTGTAAGTCCCTAGAGATTGTTGTGAAGGCAAACTGACTGAGCAGCAGCTTATCAGACCATGGATGGTGAGGTGATTTCTGTGAAAACTCTTTCCTGTGGCCTGAGAATAACTTAACCCTCTAGGAAAAGTATCCCTATCTATCTCGTTTCAATAAACACAGTATGTAAGCAGTTTCTAGTGCAGTCTTGGCTTGCAGTAGACaaagtgctggagcagagggagtgCAGTTCTCCTCAGctggttgtgctgctgctgcacagggcCTGTTGAACTTTGTGGGGAGATGGAGGACCAAAAAGGCAAGCAAACATCCCTGATTCCCTGTGGCAGGCATCTTCAGGGCTTGTTTAGCATTGGATCGAGTTACTTGATAATAAATGagcttttgctttttatctataattactaaaataaaattcaggaaAACTTCATGCTACtctgattttgtattttttaagctCAGTTCTCTCCTggatatttgttttaaatcatgTGTGTTGTCCCATGTTAAAATGTAGTTCTTTTTAGTTGAAATTGTGAAtcagtaaaataaatactttagtTCTTAATAATgtaatgttttatttgaaaacttaGTGTCATGCCTGCTAGAAATTGTTGTATGTTTTCTCAGGGAATGGTGATCACGTTGTGTGTTTTCACTGTGGTGGAGGATTGCAAGAgtggaaggaaaatgaagatCCGTGGGATCAACATGCCAAATGGTTTCCTGGGTAAGgtattttttactgttttcttggTGCATATCTGAGTCTTATGTACAGTATATTGCATTTTAATGACAGAGCATACTAGTAAAGGTTTCAGAAGTTTGATTGTGCTTAATATTGTTTAGatttgggaaaataattttatgttgGCTTATTTGTGAGCTTTAttaaagggaagggaagatcTCTGTGTCTGGTTTTAACTGGTCTCTCAGGAAGAAGAATTAGAGAGTTTTTGTGAATAtgtatctgattttttttctggttatcAAAGTGCTGCATTGTAATGGTTGTTTTTATAACTTCATATATGTCCAAGTTATACCAAGATATAAAATGACTAAACTTCTGTCACAGTGCAAACAAACCTGAATAAGTCAGTGGTGGCATGGAATTCAAAACACAGTTCTGTGTAATTATAAAGCATGGAGGATTCCAGactcagcatttttttttagaaagacTGACAGCGTTGTCTTAAGTCTGTTTTGAGGAAAGCAAGAATAATATATGATACGGCTCAGCAGTTCGTACAGGTGGACAGAACCTGTCCACGTACAAAGACTCAGTTACTTATATAATTGATAAGATCAATGTCTTTCATGCATTTGTTGCCAAATTTCTGTGGTGAAAGGCTCTCTGGAGGTGTGAGATTGGTATTTATGCATTAGCTGTTCCCTCTTTTAATAGAGGTACAGGCAGCTTTTAATGATTAGCCTCTGTCACTCAAAGGAGATACCATTCCAAGTTTTTGGCTTGGTGCAGTAAATGGTTAAGATGTGTTTTCTTGCCATGTTTCACTTCTCTTTAAATGGGTGCGATTTTGGTTTAGGTTGCTTAAATTATGTCAGATTTGATTACTTCCTCTTAGGTCATTAACAGTGTTATTTGGGAGTTTGTTGCCATGTCAGTCTCCATGGCAGTGGGTCAGTGTGATGTAGGAGATTTATGAAATTCATGAAAGCTTCCAAAGTTACGTGATCAATTTTTGCTGCTTATGTAGTTTTAGtaaaactaaatattttcatttttaggtGCAGATTTTTGAGCAAGGAAAAGGGGATAGAATTTATAAACAATGTTCACTTACGAGACGTGTGTAATGATTCAACAGTAAGTGCCTTCCGTATTTATTGTTTTgttaaaatagagaaaatgttAACATAATTTTCTTAGGAAGTTTATGTGTCTATCCTTTAA
Above is a window of Pithys albifrons albifrons isolate INPA30051 chromosome 14, PitAlb_v1, whole genome shotgun sequence DNA encoding:
- the XIAP gene encoding E3 ubiquitin-protein ligase XIAP isoform X1, whose amino-acid sequence is MTCNVPHDLEACATDTDGDQEWAQERSRLGTFAEFPPGCPVSASALARAGFVYTGEGDKVKCFSCHTTIEGWASGDSAVERHKQLSPNCKFVTESALLEDDVDPVAQNYQHRTENGSSDSALPCALDDSDLEADYLLRTRQVVDMSDILYPKNRAMCSEETRLKSFHNWPLGGQLTPKELANAGFYYTGVGDQVACFCCGGKLKNWEPSDRAWSEHKRHFPKCLFVLGRDVGNVSSESIPDEFGISGLNNAQHPRNPSMAKYGRRLQTFLSWTYPVEKERLAEAGFYSVGNGDHVVCFHCGGGLQEWKENEDPWDQHAKWFPGCRFLSKEKGIEFINNVHLRDVCNDSTTEAAEGTILPKDDLLQNPLVQSAIAMGFSLSEIRNTMEKRLQMTGESHTSVEDLVADLSAQKENTREEEPNEFPVEQDELIQLQNLYLSTEEKLRRLQEEKLCKICMAKDVSVVFIPCGHLVACKDCAQVLSECPLCRSDIMKRQEIFMY
- the XIAP gene encoding E3 ubiquitin-protein ligase XIAP isoform X2, with protein sequence MTCNVPHDLEACATDTDGDQEWAQERSRLGTFAEFPPGCPVSASALARAGFVYTGEGDKVKCFSCHTTIEGWASGDSAVERHKQLSPNCKFVTESALLEDDVDPVAQNYQHRTENGSSDSALPCALDDSDLEADYLLRTRQVVDMSDILYPKNRAMCSEETRLKSFHNWPLGGQLTPKELANAGFYYTGVGDQVACFCCGGKLKNWEPSDRAWSEHKRHFPKCLFVLGRDVGNVSSESIPDEFGISGLNNAQHPRNPSMAKYGRRLQTFLSWTYPVEKERLAEAGFYSVGNGDHVVCFHCGGGLQEWKENEDPWDQHAKWFPGCRFLSKEKGIEFINNVHLRDVCNDSTTEAAEGTILPKDDLLQNPLVQSAIAMGFSLSEIRNTMEKRLQMTGESHTSVEDLVADLSAQKENTREEEPNEFPTSVLKRS
- the XIAP gene encoding E3 ubiquitin-protein ligase XIAP isoform X3, with translation MTCNVPHDLEACATDTDGDQEWAQERSRLGTFAEFPPGCPVSASALARAGFVYTGEGDKVKCFSCHTTIEGWASGDSAVERHKQLSPNCKFVTESALLEDDVDPVAQNYQHRTENGSSDSALPCALDDSDLEADYLLRTRQVVDMSDILYPKNRAMCSEETRLKSFHNWPLGGQLTPKELANAGFYYTGVGDQVACFCCGGKLKNWEPSDRAWSEHKRHFPKCLFVLGRDVGNVSSESIPDEFGISGLNNAQHPRNPSMAKYGRRLQTFLSWTYPVEKERLAEAGFYSVGNGDHVVCFHCGGGLQEWKENEDPWDQHAKWFPGCRFLSKEKGIEFINNVHLRDVCNDSTTEAAEGTILPKDLSTEEKLRRLQEEKLCKICMAKDVSVVFIPCGHLVACKDCAQVLSECPLCRSDIMKRQEIFMY